The Acanthopagrus latus isolate v.2019 chromosome 13, fAcaLat1.1, whole genome shotgun sequence genome contains a region encoding:
- the arr3a gene encoding arrestin 3a, retinal (X-arrestin), translating into MAKVFKKTSGNGGLTLYLGKRDYVDHISGVDQVDGVVKLDTKDFGERKVFVQLACAFRYGSDDLDVMGLCFRKDIWVQQVQIYPESHKPTLTPMHDTLMKKAGDNTYPFTFEIPKDLPCSVSLQPGPDDKGKACGVDFEIKTYLAMDKCNPDEKIEKKDTARLIIRKIQYAPSQVGAGPKAEICKSFMMSDKPVHLEAAMEKDLYFHGEAIPIKIKINNESNKTVKKFKITVDQTTDIVLYSADKYTKAVYTQEFGETVEPSSTYENTLSITPLLSDNKEKRGLALDGRLKDEDTNLASTTVLRQGLEKDVLGILVSYKIKINLMVAGGGLLGGLTSSDVTVELPLLLMHPKPSE; encoded by the exons ATGGCAAA GGTTTTCAAGAAGACCAGTGGGAATGGAGGG ctgacCCTCTACCTGGGGAAGAGAGACTATGTGGACCACATTTCCGGTGTGGATCAAGTTG ATGGTGTCGTAAAGCTGGACACGAAGGATTTTGGAGAAAGGAAAG tgtttgtgcagctgGCATGTGCCTTCCGTTATGGTAGTGACGACCTGGATGTGATGGGCCTGTGCTTCAGGAAGGACATCTGGGTCCAGCAAGTCCAGATCTACCCCGAGAGCCACAAGCCCACCCTGACCCCCATGCACGACACCCTGATGAAGAAGGCTGGAGACAACACGTATCCTTTCACTTTCGAG ATTCCCAAAGATCTGCCGtgctcagtgtctctgcagcctGGACCAGACGACAAGGGGAAG GCTTGTGGTGTCGACTTTGAGATCAAAACGTACCTCGCCATGGACAAGTGCAACCCTGATGAGAAGATTGAAAAGAA GGACACTGCTCGCCTTATCATCCGCAAAATCCAGTACGCCCCCTCTCAGGTGGGCGCTGGTCCCAAGGCTGAAATCTGCAAGAGCTTCATGATGTCCGACAAGCCTGTTCATCTAGAAGCTGCGATGGAGAAAGAT CTCTATTTCCACGGCGAAGCAATCcccatcaaaatcaaaatcaacaacgagagcaacaaaacagtcaagaaattcaaaatcactG TGGACCAAACCACAGACATCGTCCTCTACAGCGCCGACAAGTACACCAAGGCTGTTTACACCCAAGAGTTCGG aGAGACGGTGGAGCCCAGCAGCACCTACGAGAACACTCTGTCCATCACgcctctgctgtctgacaaCAAGGAGAAGCGAGGACTGGCGCTGGACGGCCGACTGAAGGACGAGGACACTAACTTGGCCTCCACCACTGT GCTGCGACAGGGTTTAGAAAAAGATGTGTTGGGAATCCTGGTTTCCTACAAAATTAAGATTAACCTCATGGTGGCCGGAGGAGG CCTGCTGGGCGGCCTCACATCCAG tgatgtcacagtggagcTGCCACTGCTGCTCATGCACCCCAAACCCTCAG AGTAA
- the fam89b gene encoding protein FAM89A produces MNGGRCGAAERPVGGVLSAEGLPPLPKGLSGILNSSGGSWRDIEKVHSTRARIQADISRGGGDAQRGHSKPCGLDAALALLRKEMVGLRQLDMSLLCQLWSLREAIQEYKGSTLLSDASFSADNGYSEEEDDEVEEEEEEEEEETGAVSQPSSSSSSLSLPPPGGNSRDQWIKDSFQIP; encoded by the exons ATGAACGGGGGTCGGTGCGGCGCGGCGGAGCGTCCGGTGGGCGGTGTCCTGTCGGCGGAGGGGCTGCCGCCGCTGCCCAAAGGCCTGAGCGGCATCCTGAACTCCAGCGGCGGATCGTGGCGGGACATCGAGAAGGTGCACAGCACGAGAGCGCGCATCCAGGCCGACATCAGCCGGGGCGGCGGGGACGCGCAGCGCGGCCACAGCAAACCGTGTGGACTGGACGCGGCGCTGGCGCTGCTGCGGAAAGAGATG GTCGGCCTGCGGCAGCTCGACATGTCTCTGTTGTGCCAGCTGTGGTCTCTCCGCGAGGCCATCCAGGAGTACAAGGGCTCCACGCTGCTGTCTGACGCCTCCTTCTCTGCTGATAATGGAtactctgaggaggaggatgatgaagtagaagaggaggaagaggaggaggaggaggagacgggagcTGTCTCACagccctcttcctcctcttcgtccttgTCTCTGCCTCCACCCGGCGGTAACTCCAGGGACCAGTGGATCAAGGACTCCTTTCAGATTCCCTAA
- the LOC119031538 gene encoding proto-oncogene DBL isoform X2 encodes MAESNPLWGFPRLRRAATSFPGNLHLVLVLRPTGLLSSTPSPSSSTDLGFRFSQDDFLLKMPVVMLRSVGDLLRYIDENHLTSDFTAKVEYCQSDWIVLRTAIETFAVTVKEIAQLLQGFGSELSESELPDEASAIEFLLHSHTHRYRQMKDDIRNVLKEGRLLLSNLETVKASKRDAEEEREIKADMDTVQRLLAQLRDMEEAFDGFFEKHHLKLQQYLQLLQYEMSFQQMEEVLERLINQEKEIGLVGTTVVQTEQLLRDLEMLDNRAEEEMARAQVVILHGHQLAANHHYALALIVQRCNELRHYCDVITNAIRTKRASLTRARDLLLRLEGALRWCDEGAYLLASQMVDRFQTREGAQEALQCLSCHQERAPSALKSCQDILSLEFEAVLTPQLQSQISMVTEKLNVMQSMIRNRELCLKKLADVQVRPVQLVAPRPEPDQTSQRCKSPLFSPKHGVDFNVLNSKFSFDLLPGKRAARRNNSQRKIEVMHDFQGNRSCLYGATTDTDSEAEDNPEQVTRHIMKELIATERIYVDELLSVLLGYRAEMEDPSMSNLLPSALRSQKDVLFGNMPEIYQFHSRIFLQDLQGCLETPERVGDCFVQRKEKFQVYERYCQNKPRSELLWRQCSDSPFFQECQKKLDHKLGLDSYLLKPVQRLTKYQLLLKELLKHCTEERYRCELQEAVDSMLELLKSVNDSMHQIAITGYQGDLSQLGRVVMQGGFSVWISHKRAAVRMKELARFKPMQRHLFLYDHALLFCKRRDEDTADRTPFYSFKSCLRMSAVGITENVKGDIKKFEIWYSGREVVYIVQAPTLEVKVAWLTEIRKILTNQLKLRQEDTPALPLSDNPLSDSASEVCVSWGGASVGGCSACLPVPHSSSATSHSHRLRGEESAHASPAHSEPVVHSPRRTWPGPAHSVAICDGLEDWGATDLSNISDSEEEDQPPPLVAGRYRVMVESSMASADDIIFNCGDVIQLLHEELSGMWMVRNISRGEEGRVLSEDLHRILGETC; translated from the exons ATGGCCGAGTCCAACCCGCTGTGGGGGTTCCCCCGTCTGCGCCGGGCCGCG aCGTCATTTCCAGGCAATCTGCATCTGGTCCTGGTGCTCCGCCCCACCGGCCTGTTGAGCTCCACCCCCAGTCCATCATCGAGCACCGATCTGGGCTTCCGCTTCAGCCAGGATGACTTCCTGTTAAAGATGCCG GTGGTGATGCTGCGCTCAGTCGGTGACCTTCTGCGCTACATCGATGAAAACCACCTGACATCAGACTTCACTGCGAAAGTGGAATATTGCCAAAGCGACTGGATCGTCCTCCGCACG GCCATCGAGACTTTTGCTGTGACAGTGAAGGAGATCgcccagctgctgcagggcttCGGATCAGAACTGTCCGAGTCCGAACTTCCAGACGAAGCCAGCGCCATCGAGTTCCTGCtgcactcgcacacacaccgATACCGACAGATGAAG gaCGATATCCGTAACGTTCTGAAGGAAGGACGTCTGCTGCTGTCCAACCTGGAAACTGTCAAGGCCTCTAAGAGAGacgcagaggaggagagggagataaaaGCAGACATGGACACTGTTCAGAG ACTCCTGGCTCAGCTCCGGGACATGGAGGAGGCGTTCGACGGCTTCTTTGAGAAACACCACCTCAAGCTGCAGCAgtacctccagctgctgcagtacGAGATGAGTTTCCAGCAG atggaggaggtgctggagagGCTCATTAACCAGGAGAAGGAGATCGGCTTGGTGGGGACGACGGTGGTGCAGACAGAACAACTGCTGAGAGACCTGGAGATGCTCGACAACCGTGCTGAG gaggagatggcTCGTGCCCAGGTGGTGATCCTGCACGGTCATCAGTTGGCTGCCAACCACCACTACGCCCTGGCGCTCATCGTCCAGCGCTGCAACGAGCTGCGACACTACTGTGACGTCATCACCAACGCCATACGCACCAAGCGGGCCTCGCTCACTCGAGCGCGAGACCTGCTGCTTCGCCTGGAAGGG GCCCTGCGGTGGTGTGACGAGGGCGCCTATCTCCTCGCCAGTCAGATGGTGGACAGGTTCCAGACCCGAGAGGGAGCTCAGGAGGCGCTGCAGTGCCTCAGCTGTCACCAGGAGAGGGCGCCGTCCGCTCTGAAAAGCTGCCAGGACATTCTGAGCCTGGAGTTTGAGGCTGTTCTCACCCCACAGCTGCAG TCCCAGATCTCCATGGTAACGGAGAAGCTGAACGTGATGCAGTCGATGATCAGAAACAGAGAGCTGTGTCTGAAGAAGCTGGCCGATGTGCAGGTCAGACCAGTTCAGCTGGTGGCACCGAGACCCGAACCCGACCAGACCTCGCAGCGCTGCAAGTCACCCCTCTTCTCCCCCAAACATG GTGTTGACTTCAACGTCCTGAACTCTAAGTTCTCCTTCGACCTGCTTCCTGGCAAGAGAGCCGCGAGGAGGAACAACAGCCAAcgcaag atcGAGGTCATGCATGATTTCCAAGGAAACCGCAGCTGCCTGTACGGCGCCACCACCGACACTGATTCAGAGGCGGAAGACAACCCAGAGCAGGTGACACG CCACATTATGAAGGAACTGATCGCTACAGAGCGGATCTATGTGGACGAGCTGCTCTCCGTCCTTCTG ggCTACAGGGCAGAAATGGAGGACCCGTCCATGTCTAATCTTCTTCCTTCAGCTCTACGCAGCCAGAAGGACGTTTTGTTTGGTAACATGCCAGAGATTTACCAGTTTCACAGCAG GATCTTCCTCCAGGATCTGCAGGGTTGCCTGGAGACACCGGAGAGGGTGGGAGATTGCTTCGTGCAGCGG aaaGAGAAGTTCCAGGTGTACGAGCGTTACTGCCAAAACAAGCCGCGCTCCGAGTTGCTATGGAGACAGTGCTCTGATTCGCCCTTCTTTCAG gagtGCCAGAAGAAGCTGGACCACAAACTGGGTTTGGACTCGTACCTCCTGAAACCGGTCCAGCGCCTCACCAAGTACCAGCTGCTACTCAAG GAGCTGCTGAAACACTGCACGGAGGAGCGGTACCGCTGTGAACTCCAGGAGGCTGTGGACTCCATGCTGGAGCTGCTCAAGTCTGTCAACGACTCCATGCATCAGATAGCCATCACTGGATATCAG GGAGACCTGAGCCAGCTGGGCCGGGTGGTGATGCAGGGAGGCTTCAGCGTGTGGATCAGCCATAAGAGGGCGGCGGTGCGGATGAAGGAGCTGGCCCGGTTCAAGCCCATGCAGAGACACCTCTTCCTCTACGACCACGCCCTGCTGTTCTGCAAGCGGCGGGACGAGGACACCGCCGACAGGACGCCCTTCTACAGCTTCAAATCCTGCCTCAGA ATGAGTGCCGTGGGAATCACAGAAAACGTGAAAGGAGACATAAAGAAGTTTGAAATCTGGTACAGTGGCAGAGAAGTGGTCTACATAGTCCAG GCGCCCACACTGGAGGTCAAAGTCGCCTGGCTGACGGAGATCCGAAAGATCCTCACCAACCAGCTGAAACTGCGACAAG aggACACTCCTGCCCTCCCGCTCTCAGACAACCCTCTGTCAGACAG TGcatcagaggtgtgtgtgtcgtggGGCGGAGCGTCGGTGGGAGGCTGCTCAGCGTGTCTCCCTGTTCCTCACAGCTCCTCGGCAACAAGCCACTCCCACAGGCTCCGGGGGGAGGAGTCCGCACACGCCAGCCCCGCCCACTCCGAGCCCGTGGTTCACTCGCCTCGACGCA CTTGGCCCGGCCCGGCCCACTCAGTGGCCATCTGTGACGGCCTGGAGGACTGGGGCGCCACGGACCTCTCCAACATATCggactcagaggaggaggatcagcCCCCCCCCCTG GTGGCGGGCAGGTACAGGGTCATGGTAGAGAGCAGTATGGCCAgcgctgatgacatcatctttaactgtggtgatgtcatccagctgctgcaTGAGGAGCTGTCAGGAATGTG GATGGTGAGGAATATAAGCCGCGGCGAGGAAGGCCGTGTTCTCTCCGAGGACCTGCACAGGATTCTGGGAGAAACCTGCTAA
- the f9b gene encoding coagulation factor IXb: protein MAGVCLLALIAGLLLEVNGLPADIPEENTGAVFLSRQAANKVLIRQRRYNSGLEEMLHKDNLERECREETCDMEEAREVFEDDEKTMEFWASYVDGDQCKPPPCQNGGECKDGIKSYVCYCKPNFNGKNCEIEVSKQCSVNNGGCSHFCAMRNEQIVCQCSAGYELGADRMTCEPTAQFSCGRVDVTPSTSANRVMLAPRSSHHRPDRNHNSSDSLLDDYDDDTNITQLYDYFDFADVSDSGNVSAAAVRSVRSAESSSVTETPTETKKPPAWAFPTLPTITAEQNTDQRIVGGDEASPGQIPWQVALMSHSATLQRAEPFCGGSLLSEYWVITAAHCLAQADIANRVFFVRVGEHDVKKVEGDERDHEVAERHIHHMYDFNNSPYNNDIALLKLATPVELSNKRRPICLGPKDFIENLLRESRTSLVSGWGRIKFLGPEATKLQKLEVPYVDRTLCKESSRYHVTRLMFCAGYKDQQMDSCQGDSGGPHATNYKGTWFLTGIVSWGEECAKDGKYGVYTRVSMYYPWIRKTTGLRIH from the exons ATGGCCGGAGTCTGTTTGCTGGCTCTCATCGCTGGTTTGCTGCTGGAGGTGAACGGGCTGCCGGCTGACATCCCAGAGGAGAACACAG GAGCTGTATTTTTGTCTCGGCAGGCAGCGAACAAGGTGCTGATTCGCCAGCGCAGGTACAACAGCGGCCTGGAGGAGATGCTTCACAAAGACAACCTGGAGAGGGAGTGTAGGGAGGAAACCTGCGACATGGAGGAGGCCAGGGAGGTGTTCGAGGATGATGAGAAAACT atGGAATTCTGGGCCTCCTACGTTG ACGGTGACCAGTGTAAGCCACCCCCCTGCCAAAATGGAGGTGAATGTAAAGATGGGATCAAGTCGTACGTTTGTTATTGCAAACCGAACTTCAATGGCAAGAACTGCGAGATCG AGGTGTCCAAGCAGTGTTCGGTCAACAACGGCGGATGTTCCCATTTCTGTGCGATGCGGAATGAGCAGATCGTGTGTCAGTGTTCGGCTGGTTACGAGCTCGGTGCAGACAGGATGACCTGTGAACCGACAG CACAGTTCAGCTGTGGTCGTGTGGACGTCACGCCCTCCACCTCTGCCAACAGAGTCATGTTAGCTCCTCGCTCATCGCATCACAGACCTGACAGAAATCACAATTCCAGCGACTCCCTGCTGGACGACTACGACGACGACACCAACATCACACAGCTGTACGATTACTTCGACTTCGCCGACGTGTCAGACTCGGGGAACGTCTCTGCGGCGGCGGTGCGCTCGGTGAGGTCGGCCGAGTCGAGCAGCGTCACAGAAACGCCAACGGAGACGAAGAAACCACCCGCCTGGGCTTTCCCAACACTCCCCACCATCACTGCGGAGCAAAACACTGACCAGAGGATTGTGGGAGGAGACGAGGCCTCTCCTGGACAGATACCTTGGCAG gtggcCCTGATGTCTCACTCAGCCACCCTGCAAAGAGCAGAGCCTTTCTGTGGAGGATCTCTGCTCAGTGAATACTGGGTCATCACCGCTGCTCACTGCCTGGCACAGGCTGATATCGCCAACCGAGTTTTCTTCGTCAGAGTGG GTGAACATGACGTGAAAAAAGTGGAGGGTGACGAGCGAGACCACGAGGTGGCCGAGCGGCACATCCACCACATGTACGATTTCAACAACTCACCGTATAACAACGATATTGCCCTGCTGAAGCTCGCCACTCCGGTGGAACTGTCCAACAAGCGGCGTCCCATCTGCCTGGGCCCCAAAGACTTTATAGAAAACCTGCTGAGGGAGTCCCGCACCTCTCTGGTGAGCGGCTGGGGACGGATAAAGTTCCTGGGCCCTGAGGCCACCAAGCTCCAGAAGCTGGAGGTCCCCTACGTGGATCGCACCCTGTGTAAAGAGAGCAGCCGGTACCACGTCACACGCTTGATGTTCTGTGCTGGCTACAAAGATCAGCAAATGGATTCATGTCAGGGGGACAGCGGGGGGCCACACGCCACCAACTACAAAGGCACCTGGTTCCTGACAGGCATCGTCAGCTGGGGGGAGGAGTGTGCCAAAGACGGGAAGTATGGCGTCTACACTCGAGTGTCGATGTACTACCCCTGGATCAGAAAGACAACAGGACTACGAATACACTGA
- the LOC119031538 gene encoding proto-oncogene DBL isoform X1: MEMNMVKTLKLGQLLSSTLLKPGVMVVNHHPRGREESKTNLVKSNHKKSRLCLKITMQREHEGSSLNSCVVSRKPRLSDASQEKKGLQFARSIKIGLWSDGERSCGSDESRLKLFHSDGTIRTSFPGNLHLVLVLRPTGLLSSTPSPSSSTDLGFRFSQDDFLLKMPVVMLRSVGDLLRYIDENHLTSDFTAKVEYCQSDWIVLRTAIETFAVTVKEIAQLLQGFGSELSESELPDEASAIEFLLHSHTHRYRQMKDDIRNVLKEGRLLLSNLETVKASKRDAEEEREIKADMDTVQRLLAQLRDMEEAFDGFFEKHHLKLQQYLQLLQYEMSFQQMEEVLERLINQEKEIGLVGTTVVQTEQLLRDLEMLDNRAEEEMARAQVVILHGHQLAANHHYALALIVQRCNELRHYCDVITNAIRTKRASLTRARDLLLRLEGALRWCDEGAYLLASQMVDRFQTREGAQEALQCLSCHQERAPSALKSCQDILSLEFEAVLTPQLQSQISMVTEKLNVMQSMIRNRELCLKKLADVQVRPVQLVAPRPEPDQTSQRCKSPLFSPKHGVDFNVLNSKFSFDLLPGKRAARRNNSQRKIEVMHDFQGNRSCLYGATTDTDSEAEDNPEQVTRHIMKELIATERIYVDELLSVLLGYRAEMEDPSMSNLLPSALRSQKDVLFGNMPEIYQFHSRIFLQDLQGCLETPERVGDCFVQRKEKFQVYERYCQNKPRSELLWRQCSDSPFFQECQKKLDHKLGLDSYLLKPVQRLTKYQLLLKELLKHCTEERYRCELQEAVDSMLELLKSVNDSMHQIAITGYQGDLSQLGRVVMQGGFSVWISHKRAAVRMKELARFKPMQRHLFLYDHALLFCKRRDEDTADRTPFYSFKSCLRMSAVGITENVKGDIKKFEIWYSGREVVYIVQAPTLEVKVAWLTEIRKILTNQLKLRQEDTPALPLSDNPLSDSASEVCVSWGGASVGGCSACLPVPHSSSATSHSHRLRGEESAHASPAHSEPVVHSPRRTWPGPAHSVAICDGLEDWGATDLSNISDSEEEDQPPPLVAGRYRVMVESSMASADDIIFNCGDVIQLLHEELSGMWMVRNISRGEEGRVLSEDLHRILGETC; this comes from the exons atGGAGATGAATATGGTGAAAACACTAAAACTGGGTCAATTGTTGTCCAGCACATTATTAAAACCTGGAGTTATGGTAGTGAACCATCATCCTCGAGGAAGAGAAGAATCAAAGACCAatttggtgaaatcaaatcataaaaaatcACGGCtctgtttaaaaataacaatgcaaAGAGAACACGAGGGATCGTCACTAAACAGCTGCGTAGTCTCAAGAAAACCACGTCTCAGTGACGctagtcaggaaaaaaaagggcttcaGTTTGCTcggagcataaagattggactctggagcGACGGAGAACGGTCCTGTGGTTCTGATGAGTCCAGACTGAAGCTGTTCCACAGTGATGGGACCATCAGG aCGTCATTTCCAGGCAATCTGCATCTGGTCCTGGTGCTCCGCCCCACCGGCCTGTTGAGCTCCACCCCCAGTCCATCATCGAGCACCGATCTGGGCTTCCGCTTCAGCCAGGATGACTTCCTGTTAAAGATGCCG GTGGTGATGCTGCGCTCAGTCGGTGACCTTCTGCGCTACATCGATGAAAACCACCTGACATCAGACTTCACTGCGAAAGTGGAATATTGCCAAAGCGACTGGATCGTCCTCCGCACG GCCATCGAGACTTTTGCTGTGACAGTGAAGGAGATCgcccagctgctgcagggcttCGGATCAGAACTGTCCGAGTCCGAACTTCCAGACGAAGCCAGCGCCATCGAGTTCCTGCtgcactcgcacacacaccgATACCGACAGATGAAG gaCGATATCCGTAACGTTCTGAAGGAAGGACGTCTGCTGCTGTCCAACCTGGAAACTGTCAAGGCCTCTAAGAGAGacgcagaggaggagagggagataaaaGCAGACATGGACACTGTTCAGAG ACTCCTGGCTCAGCTCCGGGACATGGAGGAGGCGTTCGACGGCTTCTTTGAGAAACACCACCTCAAGCTGCAGCAgtacctccagctgctgcagtacGAGATGAGTTTCCAGCAG atggaggaggtgctggagagGCTCATTAACCAGGAGAAGGAGATCGGCTTGGTGGGGACGACGGTGGTGCAGACAGAACAACTGCTGAGAGACCTGGAGATGCTCGACAACCGTGCTGAG gaggagatggcTCGTGCCCAGGTGGTGATCCTGCACGGTCATCAGTTGGCTGCCAACCACCACTACGCCCTGGCGCTCATCGTCCAGCGCTGCAACGAGCTGCGACACTACTGTGACGTCATCACCAACGCCATACGCACCAAGCGGGCCTCGCTCACTCGAGCGCGAGACCTGCTGCTTCGCCTGGAAGGG GCCCTGCGGTGGTGTGACGAGGGCGCCTATCTCCTCGCCAGTCAGATGGTGGACAGGTTCCAGACCCGAGAGGGAGCTCAGGAGGCGCTGCAGTGCCTCAGCTGTCACCAGGAGAGGGCGCCGTCCGCTCTGAAAAGCTGCCAGGACATTCTGAGCCTGGAGTTTGAGGCTGTTCTCACCCCACAGCTGCAG TCCCAGATCTCCATGGTAACGGAGAAGCTGAACGTGATGCAGTCGATGATCAGAAACAGAGAGCTGTGTCTGAAGAAGCTGGCCGATGTGCAGGTCAGACCAGTTCAGCTGGTGGCACCGAGACCCGAACCCGACCAGACCTCGCAGCGCTGCAAGTCACCCCTCTTCTCCCCCAAACATG GTGTTGACTTCAACGTCCTGAACTCTAAGTTCTCCTTCGACCTGCTTCCTGGCAAGAGAGCCGCGAGGAGGAACAACAGCCAAcgcaag atcGAGGTCATGCATGATTTCCAAGGAAACCGCAGCTGCCTGTACGGCGCCACCACCGACACTGATTCAGAGGCGGAAGACAACCCAGAGCAGGTGACACG CCACATTATGAAGGAACTGATCGCTACAGAGCGGATCTATGTGGACGAGCTGCTCTCCGTCCTTCTG ggCTACAGGGCAGAAATGGAGGACCCGTCCATGTCTAATCTTCTTCCTTCAGCTCTACGCAGCCAGAAGGACGTTTTGTTTGGTAACATGCCAGAGATTTACCAGTTTCACAGCAG GATCTTCCTCCAGGATCTGCAGGGTTGCCTGGAGACACCGGAGAGGGTGGGAGATTGCTTCGTGCAGCGG aaaGAGAAGTTCCAGGTGTACGAGCGTTACTGCCAAAACAAGCCGCGCTCCGAGTTGCTATGGAGACAGTGCTCTGATTCGCCCTTCTTTCAG gagtGCCAGAAGAAGCTGGACCACAAACTGGGTTTGGACTCGTACCTCCTGAAACCGGTCCAGCGCCTCACCAAGTACCAGCTGCTACTCAAG GAGCTGCTGAAACACTGCACGGAGGAGCGGTACCGCTGTGAACTCCAGGAGGCTGTGGACTCCATGCTGGAGCTGCTCAAGTCTGTCAACGACTCCATGCATCAGATAGCCATCACTGGATATCAG GGAGACCTGAGCCAGCTGGGCCGGGTGGTGATGCAGGGAGGCTTCAGCGTGTGGATCAGCCATAAGAGGGCGGCGGTGCGGATGAAGGAGCTGGCCCGGTTCAAGCCCATGCAGAGACACCTCTTCCTCTACGACCACGCCCTGCTGTTCTGCAAGCGGCGGGACGAGGACACCGCCGACAGGACGCCCTTCTACAGCTTCAAATCCTGCCTCAGA ATGAGTGCCGTGGGAATCACAGAAAACGTGAAAGGAGACATAAAGAAGTTTGAAATCTGGTACAGTGGCAGAGAAGTGGTCTACATAGTCCAG GCGCCCACACTGGAGGTCAAAGTCGCCTGGCTGACGGAGATCCGAAAGATCCTCACCAACCAGCTGAAACTGCGACAAG aggACACTCCTGCCCTCCCGCTCTCAGACAACCCTCTGTCAGACAG TGcatcagaggtgtgtgtgtcgtggGGCGGAGCGTCGGTGGGAGGCTGCTCAGCGTGTCTCCCTGTTCCTCACAGCTCCTCGGCAACAAGCCACTCCCACAGGCTCCGGGGGGAGGAGTCCGCACACGCCAGCCCCGCCCACTCCGAGCCCGTGGTTCACTCGCCTCGACGCA CTTGGCCCGGCCCGGCCCACTCAGTGGCCATCTGTGACGGCCTGGAGGACTGGGGCGCCACGGACCTCTCCAACATATCggactcagaggaggaggatcagcCCCCCCCCCTG GTGGCGGGCAGGTACAGGGTCATGGTAGAGAGCAGTATGGCCAgcgctgatgacatcatctttaactgtggtgatgtcatccagctgctgcaTGAGGAGCTGTCAGGAATGTG GATGGTGAGGAATATAAGCCGCGGCGAGGAAGGCCGTGTTCTCTCCGAGGACCTGCACAGGATTCTGGGAGAAACCTGCTAA
- the znrd2 gene encoding protein ZNRD2, which yields MDLNGDDEDFEWEPPTEAEMKVIQARRERQDKISKLMGDYLLKGYKMLGECCDVCGTILLQDKQQKNYCVSCQELDSDVDKDNPALNAQAALSQVRERQLAAQSPAPSQAQELSGGLSQPNVSVPRPEHCEGAAAGGRGLLLPPAALPPPTTPSPSAPATTTTPAPARPPVSPQSAAIQPVVQEAEEAVLAKLRWATNQLQSSASLEASIRLCSLITSCASSLRSLKELSQ from the exons ATGGACCTGAATGGAG ATGACGAGGACTTTGAGTGGGAGCCTCcgacagaggcagagatgaagGTGATCCAGGCTCGCAGGGAGCGACAAGACAAAATCAGCAAGCTGATGGGAGACTACCTGCTGAAAGGATACAAGATGCTGGGAGagtgctgtgatgtgtgtggg acaatTCTTCTCCaggacaaacagcagaaaaactaCTGTGTGTCATGTCAGGAGCTGGACTCTGATGTTGACAAGGACAACCCTG CTCTGAATGCCCAGGCAGCGTTGTCCCAGGTGAGAGAGCGGCAGCTCGCGGCCCAGTCCCCTGCACCGTCCCAAGCCCAAGAACTCAGTGGAGGTCTCAGCCAGCCAAATGTGTCAGTACCCAGACCGGAGCACTGCGAGGGGGCTGCTGCGGGAGGAAGAGGCCTCCTACTTCCACCCGCCGCCCTACCTCCACCCACTACCCcgtctccatcagctcctgcCACCACCACAACCCCAGCACCTGCTCGTCCTCCAGTTTCTCCGCAGAGTGCTGCCATCCAGCCGGTGGTGCAAGAAGCAGAGGAAGCTGTGCTAGCTAAACTTCGCTGGGCCACTAACCAGCTACAGAGTTCGGCCTCACTGGAGGCGAGTATCCGGCTCTGCAGCCTCATCACCAGCTGTGCCAGCTCGCTGCGCAGCCTCAAGGAGCTCAGCCAGTAA